The following are from one region of the Pseudophryne corroboree isolate aPseCor3 chromosome 3 unlocalized genomic scaffold, aPseCor3.hap2 SUPER_3_unloc_26, whole genome shotgun sequence genome:
- the LOC134983849 gene encoding gastrula zinc finger protein XlCGF57.1-like isoform X2 translates to MQEGEYIEEHRGLYKDVMMENHRPLTSLDGPSNRDTPERCPHPLYSQDCTEENHRIPQEDQVERLSDITTEDTEGEEETYVTDIKAEDTEGEEETYVTDIEAEDIAGEEETYVTDIKAEDIEGEEETYVTDMKAEDTEGEEETYVTDINAEDIEGEEETYVTDIKAEDIEGEEETYVKDDQQCKEDEIPTDISTDGHTSRNISEGHLMLSPDCDIKDNDSRQDSPGANPITPIIHPALSADPSDPGKCSPDHSDIGASVTALRVDTVFPCSIDAKCFTQNTELITHQPAKARERPFPCSECGKYFTYKSALVTHQRSHTGEKQFPCSECGKCFAQKSDLVSHNRSHTGERPFPCSECGIFFAQKSHLVKHRRSHTGGKPFSSSECGKGFAQKSDLINHNRSHTGENPITCSECGKCFTWKSQLVIHQRSHTGEKPFPCSECGKYFAHKSNIVKHQRSHTGAKPFSCSECGKCFTQKSHLVRHQQSHTGENPFPCCECGKCFQHKSALVIHHRSHTGEKPFPCSECGKCFAHKSNLVIHQRSHTGAKPFSCSECGKCFTQKSHLVTHQQSHTGESPFPCCECGKCFQHKSALVIHHRSHTGEKPFPCSECGKCFVRKSNLVKHQRSHTGEKPFPCSECGKCFAQKSDLVKHQSSHTGEKPLS, encoded by the exons atgcaggagggggagtatatagaggaacacaggggtctgtacaaggacgtgatgatggagaatcaccggcccctcacatcactgg atggacccagtaacagagataccccagagagatgtccccatcctctgtattcccaggattgtacagaggagaatcaccggatcccacaggaggatcag gtagaacgtctgtctgatattacaacagaagatacagagggagaagaagagacgtatgtgactgatataaaggcagaagatacagagggagaagaagagacgtatgtgactgatatagaggcagaagatatagcgggagaagaagagacgtatgtgactgatataaaggcagaagatatagagggagaagaagagacgtatgtgactgatatgaaggcagaagatacagagggagaagaggagacgtatgtgactgatataaatgcagaagatatagagggagaagaagagacgtatgtgactgatataaaggcagaagatatagagggagaagaagagacgtatgtgaaggatgatcagcagtgtaaggaggatgagatccctacagatatcagcacag atggacacacaagcaggaatatctcagaaggacatctaatgttatccccggattgtgacataaaagataatgacagtagacaggattctccaggagctaaccccattaccccaattatacatccagctttgtcagctgatccctctgatcctgggaaatgttctcctgatcactctgatattggtgcatctgttacagctctgagagtagatacagtgtttccctgttctatagatgccaaatgttttacacagaacacagagcttattacccatcagccagctaaggcaagggagaggccatttccatgttctgagtgtgggaaatattttacatacaaatcagctcttgttacacatcagagaagtcacacaggtgagaaacaatttccatgttctgagtgtgggaaatgttttgcacagaaatcagatcttgttagtcataacagaagtcacacaggtgagaggccatttccatgttctgagtgtggaattttttttgcacaaaaatcacatcttgttaaacatcggagaagtcacacaggtggaaAGCCATTTTCttcctctgagtgtgggaaaggttttgcacaaaaatcagatcttattaatcataacagaagtcacacaggtgagaatccaattacttgctctgagtgtgggaaatgttttacatggaaatcacaacttgttatacatcagagaagtcacacaggtgagaagccatttccatgttctgagtgtgggaaatattttgcacacaaatcaaatattgttaaacatcagagaagtcacacaggtgcaaagccattttcttgctctgagtgtggaaaatgttttacacagaaatcacatcttgttagacatcagcaaagtcacacaggtgagaatccatttccatgctgtgagtgtgggaaatgttttcaacacaaatcagctcttgttatacatcacagaagtcacacaggtgagaagccatttccatgttctgagtgtgggaaatgttttgcacacaaatcaaatcttgttatacatcagagaagtcacacaggtgcaaagccattttcttgctctgagtgtggaaaatgttttacacagaaatcacatcttgttacacatcagcaaagtcacacaggtgagagtccatttccatgctgtgagtgtgggaaatgttttcaacacaaatcagctcttgttatacatcacagaagtcacacaggtgagaagccatttccatgttctgagtgtgggaaatgttttgtacgcaaatcaaatcttgttaaacatcagagaagtcacacaggtgagaagccatttccatgttctgagtgtgggaaatgttttgcacaaaaatcagatcttgttaaacatcagagtagtcacacaggtgagaagcctcttTCTtga
- the LOC134983849 gene encoding gastrula zinc finger protein XlCGF57.1-like isoform X1, with protein sequence MQEGEYIEEHRGLYKDVMMENHRPLTSLDGPSNRDTPERCPHPLYSQDCTEENHRIPQEDQVERLSDITTEDTEGEEETYVTDIKAEDTEGEEETYVTDIEAEDIAGEEETYVTDIKAEDIEGEEETYVTDMKAEDTEGEEETYVTDINAEDIEGEEETYVTDIKAEDIEGEEETYVKDDQQCKEDEIPTDISTADGHTSRNISEGHLMLSPDCDIKDNDSRQDSPGANPITPIIHPALSADPSDPGKCSPDHSDIGASVTALRVDTVFPCSIDAKCFTQNTELITHQPAKARERPFPCSECGKYFTYKSALVTHQRSHTGEKQFPCSECGKCFAQKSDLVSHNRSHTGERPFPCSECGIFFAQKSHLVKHRRSHTGGKPFSSSECGKGFAQKSDLINHNRSHTGENPITCSECGKCFTWKSQLVIHQRSHTGEKPFPCSECGKYFAHKSNIVKHQRSHTGAKPFSCSECGKCFTQKSHLVRHQQSHTGENPFPCCECGKCFQHKSALVIHHRSHTGEKPFPCSECGKCFAHKSNLVIHQRSHTGAKPFSCSECGKCFTQKSHLVTHQQSHTGESPFPCCECGKCFQHKSALVIHHRSHTGEKPFPCSECGKCFVRKSNLVKHQRSHTGEKPFPCSECGKCFAQKSDLVKHQSSHTGEKPLS encoded by the exons atgcaggagggggagtatatagaggaacacaggggtctgtacaaggacgtgatgatggagaatcaccggcccctcacatcactgg atggacccagtaacagagataccccagagagatgtccccatcctctgtattcccaggattgtacagaggagaatcaccggatcccacaggaggatcag gtagaacgtctgtctgatattacaacagaagatacagagggagaagaagagacgtatgtgactgatataaaggcagaagatacagagggagaagaagagacgtatgtgactgatatagaggcagaagatatagcgggagaagaagagacgtatgtgactgatataaaggcagaagatatagagggagaagaagagacgtatgtgactgatatgaaggcagaagatacagagggagaagaggagacgtatgtgactgatataaatgcagaagatatagagggagaagaagagacgtatgtgactgatataaaggcagaagatatagagggagaagaagagacgtatgtgaaggatgatcagcagtgtaaggaggatgagatccctacagatatcagcacag cagatggacacacaagcaggaatatctcagaaggacatctaatgttatccccggattgtgacataaaagataatgacagtagacaggattctccaggagctaaccccattaccccaattatacatccagctttgtcagctgatccctctgatcctgggaaatgttctcctgatcactctgatattggtgcatctgttacagctctgagagtagatacagtgtttccctgttctatagatgccaaatgttttacacagaacacagagcttattacccatcagccagctaaggcaagggagaggccatttccatgttctgagtgtgggaaatattttacatacaaatcagctcttgttacacatcagagaagtcacacaggtgagaaacaatttccatgttctgagtgtgggaaatgttttgcacagaaatcagatcttgttagtcataacagaagtcacacaggtgagaggccatttccatgttctgagtgtggaattttttttgcacaaaaatcacatcttgttaaacatcggagaagtcacacaggtggaaAGCCATTTTCttcctctgagtgtgggaaaggttttgcacaaaaatcagatcttattaatcataacagaagtcacacaggtgagaatccaattacttgctctgagtgtgggaaatgttttacatggaaatcacaacttgttatacatcagagaagtcacacaggtgagaagccatttccatgttctgagtgtgggaaatattttgcacacaaatcaaatattgttaaacatcagagaagtcacacaggtgcaaagccattttcttgctctgagtgtggaaaatgttttacacagaaatcacatcttgttagacatcagcaaagtcacacaggtgagaatccatttccatgctgtgagtgtgggaaatgttttcaacacaaatcagctcttgttatacatcacagaagtcacacaggtgagaagccatttccatgttctgagtgtgggaaatgttttgcacacaaatcaaatcttgttatacatcagagaagtcacacaggtgcaaagccattttcttgctctgagtgtggaaaatgttttacacagaaatcacatcttgttacacatcagcaaagtcacacaggtgagagtccatttccatgctgtgagtgtgggaaatgttttcaacacaaatcagctcttgttatacatcacagaagtcacacaggtgagaagccatttccatgttctgagtgtgggaaatgttttgtacgcaaatcaaatcttgttaaacatcagagaagtcacacaggtgagaagccatttccatgttctgagtgtgggaaatgttttgcacaaaaatcagatcttgttaaacatcagagtagtcacacaggtgagaagcctcttTCTtga